From the genome of Vigna angularis cultivar LongXiaoDou No.4 chromosome 11, ASM1680809v1, whole genome shotgun sequence, one region includes:
- the LOC108332697 gene encoding uncharacterized protein LOC108332697, with protein sequence MPENNPPILEKYDGSTNPDNPLRIFTNAMAFYTDSDSVICRAFSLSLKDEAWEWYNTLLPNIVDCFATVETLFRRQYASNKKQEITPAELVNSKQEKGETLKAFMKRYNETARRVKEVSHSFIINNLPSCLRPRYSAEKLYARPPKTMEELQERVVEFIRMEDMQILQRKKQQEVSTSGSKKEGRQSFSSSDKNGGTFHKDFIRTPRYNHYTPLNAPRVKVLEEALNTELLTIRKKSSPKDADERKSYRFHLNRGHTTEECDALKDDIERLIRGGHL encoded by the coding sequence ATGCCGGAAAATAATCCTCCTATATTAGAGAAGTATGATGGCTCGACAAATCCCGACAATCCTCTCAGGATCTTCACCAATGCAATGGCGTTCTACACGGACAGTGATTCGGTCATATGCAGAGCCTTCTCCTTATCACTCAAGGACGAGGCATGGGAGTGGTATAACACTCTTCTGCCAAACATAGTGGATTGCTTCGCCACCGTAGAAACCCTCTTTAGAAGGCAATACGCCTCCAATAAAAAACAAGAGATAACCCCGGCGGAATTGGTAAATTCTAAACAAGAGAAAGGGGAAACTTTAAAGGCCTTCATGAAAAGGTACAACGAAACCGCACGACGAGTTAAAGAGGTTAGTCACTCTTTTATTATCAACAATTTACCTTCATGCTTGAGACCAAGATATTCTGCTGAAAAATTATATGCGCGACCACCAAAAACTATGGAAGAACTCCAAGAAAGAGTAGTTGAGTTCATCCGTATGGAGGATATGCAAATCTTACAAAGAAAGAAGCAACAAGAAGTCTCTACAAGTGGAAGCAAGAAAGAAGGCAGACAGTCATTCAGCAGTAGTGACAAGAATGGAGGTACGTTTCACAAGGATTTCATCCGAACACCCAGGTATAATCATTACACTCCCCTCAACGCACCCAGGGTAAAAGTTCTTGAGGAAGCTCTAAATACTGAACTTCTTACAATTCGGAAAAAGTCTTCTCCAAAAGACGCTGACGAAAGGAAAAGCTACCGGTTTCATCTAAATCGAGGACATACTACAGAGGAATGTGATGCATTAAAAGATGATATCGAAAGGCTCATCCGAGGAGGGCATCTGTAG
- the LOC108333349 gene encoding RING-H2 finger protein ATL52 encodes MGSASNSNPNPYPWTPKDCSEGICSIYCPQWCYIVYSPPPPSLFFGANADADDPSGFQFSPLIVAVIGILASTFILVTYYTIISRFCRRSTTMQSNDSAPEEDGSSELGQVSSSSNSGLDEALIKSITVCKYTKGVVEAHDCSVCLSEFEENESLRLLPKCNHAFHLPCIDPWLKSHASCPLCRSTITIVCPNPAMEPPPTLTVNALEYQHRSSHVLVVVVQSSEQQHKVLSFDSHTFNETEG; translated from the coding sequence ATGGGTTCTGCAAGTAACTCCAATCCAAATCCATATCCATGGACTCCAAAGGATTGTTCTGAAGGAATCTGCAGCATCTACTGCCCCCAGTGGTGTTACATAGTCtactctcctcctcctccttcactcTTCTTTGGTGCTAATGCTGATGCTGATGATCCTTCAGGATTTCAGTTTTCTCCTCTCATAGTTGCTGTGATTGGAATATTAGCCAGCACTTTCATCTTGGTCACATACTACACCATCATCTCAAGGTTCTGCAGACGCAGCACCACCATGCAATCAAATGATTCTGCACCAGAAGAAGATGGGAGCAGTGAACTGGGTCAGGTTTCTTCTTCCTCAAACTCTGGTTTGGATGAGGCTCTCATCAAATCCATCACAGTCTGCAAATACACCAAAGGGGTGGTGGAGGCTCATGATTGTTCGGTTTGTTTGAGTGAGTTTGAAGAGAATGAGAGTTTGAGATTGTTGCCAAAATGCAACCATGCGTTTCATCTCCCTTGCATTGATCCTTGGCTCAAATCTCATGCCTCTTGCCCCTTGTGCCGTTCCACCATCACCATTGTTTGCCCAAATCCTGCCATGGAACCGCCACCAACACTCACTGTTAATGCCTTGGAATACCAGCATAGAAGTAGCCATGTTCTTGTTGTGGTTGTTCAGAGCTCCGAGCAGCAGCATAAGGTGCTAAGTTTTGATTCTCACACTTTCAATGAGACTGAAGGGTAG